The sequence ggagattgagaccatcctggcttacactgtgaaaccccgtctctactaaaaaatacaaaaaactagccgggcgaggtggcgggcgcctgtagtcccagctacttgggaggctgaggcaggagaatggcgtgaacccgggaggcggagcttgcagtgagctgagatccggccactgcactccagcctgggtgacagagcgagactccgtctcaaaaaaaaaaaaaaaaagaatgttcataatagctttattcataatagccaaagcctggaaataaaccaaatgtccatcaagagagAATATACAAATGGTCATATATGAGACTATTACTCTGTAATAACAAATAATGAACTACTGATGCATGCAACAACGTAGATGAATATCATAAAcaggctgagtgaaagaagccagacacaaaagagtttATGTGTTTGAGTCCATTTACATGAAGACCAAGAACAGGCAAAAGTACGTTATGAAGACAGAAGTCAGAACAATGATTGCCTTAGTGGGGTGAGGGGGTGGTTTCAAATAGGGGTTGACTAGGAAGGGGCACAAGGAAGCTTTTGGGGGtgttggaaatgttctatatcttgatatGCATTTGTTAGAACTCATTAAATGGTACACCTGAGATCTGTGCATTTCACTGTgtttaaattaaactttaattttaaaaaagtagggGAAGGATATGAGGAAGTATACATTGATCCAAGGGCATTCTCCTACATAAGCACAATACAGTTATCACACtcagaaaatttaacattaatGCAGCACTACCATCTAGTATGCAGTTCACATTAGAATATCCCAGTGTCTTAAAATTTGCTGAGAGTAGATCTTAATTGTTTTCACACTTCCCATCTCACACTCTCCCTCTCATGGTAACTGTGTGGTGAAggattggttcttttttttttttttttttaagacagagtcttgcactgtctcccaggctagagtgcaatggcatgatctcgattcactgcaactctgccttccaggttcaagtgattcttgtgcctcagcctcccgagtagctgggattacaagcatgcaccaccatgcctggctaatttatttttagtagagacagggtttcaccatgttggccaggctggtctcgaactcctgaccttgtgatccacctgccttggcctcccaaagtgctgggattacaggcatgagccaccgtgccccgcctatAGAATTTTTTATATGTAGGATTCAGTGAAAGATCactcattattaatttttaaaaagcttcatgATGGAAATAATTCTTGTAGAATGTTAAAATCTTGAATCCCAGGGCATGTTTTCTGGCACCTGTTATTTTCAGTAACCCATTTCGTTTTTGTCATACATATAGAGTTAATGTATGAAAAGTCAATTATGTCAAACTTACACAGTTTGTATGAAAAGATTAAtgatcttggccgggcgcggtggctcaagcctgtaatcccagcactttgggaggccgagacgggcggatcacgaggtcaggagatcgagaccatcctggctaacacggtgaaaccccgtctctactaaaaaatacaaaaaactagccgggcgaggtggcgggcgcctgtagtcccagctactcgggaggctgaggcaggagaatggtctaaacccgggaggcggagcttgcagtgagctgagatccggccactgcaccccagcctgggtgacagagcaagactctgtctcaaaaaaaaaaaaaaaaaaaaaaaagattaatgatCTTTTACAAATGCAGAATTGGCTGGATGTGGCTAATTGTAGAAttggcctgtaatcctagcgctttgggaggctgaggcgggaggatcgcttgagtacagaattttgattcttctttttttttaaattttttattttctgagacagagtctctgtcgtgctggctgaagtgcaatggcatgatctcagctcactgcaacctccacctcccaggttcaagcggttcttgtgcctcagcttcccaagtagttgggattacagatgtgtgccaccaggcccagctaatttttttgtgtgtatatttagtatagaggggggtttcaccatattggccaggctggtctcgaactcccaatctcagatggtccgcccatctcggcctcccaaagtgctggattacaggtgtgagccaccatacccagcatttatatttatttattattattttcttttttttgagatggagtttcaccctgttgcccaggctggagtgtaatgccaagatcttggctcactgccacctgcACGTCCTGGGCGagcctcctgccacagcctcccgagtagttgggaatacaggcacgtgcaccacacccagctaatttttgtatttaagtagagtcagggtttcattatgttggtcaggctggtctcgaactcctgacctcaagtgatctgcctgcctcggcctcccaaagttctggaattacaagcgtgagccactgcgcccggccaagcccaggactttgagaccagcctgggcaacagaccaagaccctgtctgtataataaaaattatgcaaTATTAGAATAGCAAATCTTGCtcttaaaagttttgttttcctcGTTGCTTTTTTACTGAAAATGCATGGCTTTAGAAACTTCTGGGTAGTTTGAATTGCAGACAAGCAGGCCCTATTCTTGTTTGTTTAATTAATGAGATTTGTAAACAGTACTTGGTTTCCCCAGACTCTAGGACTTAGAGGAAGGAAATTTTGATTTAGCTCTTGGTAAAGCTAGATGcacctgatttttctttttcattgttattttcttgATCACAGAAAACAATACACGTTAATAGTAGAAAATACccacaattgaaaaaaatataaagcactTAATAAAACTCTACCACCTAGGCTAggtaaggtggctcacatctgtaatcccagcactttgggaggccgaggtgggtggaacagctgaggtcaggagttcaagaccatcctggccaacatggtgaaaccccatatctactaaaactacaaaaattagttgggcgtggtgacagccgcctgtaatcccagctactcaggaggttgaggcaggaaaattgcttgaatccaggaggtggaggttgcagtgagctgagatcatgccgctgcattccggcctgggtgacagagcaagactgtctcgacaaaacaaaaaaactgccaCCTAGAGATGGTGGTGGTCAACATCTTAGCAAGAATTTCTTTTGCGTTTTTCTGTGCAAACACAgacagattttcattttttaaaaaagatgatagAATCATACTGTATGAATTTAACTGCCTAATTAGCTTGCTGTATCAGCGTCTCTCTTGTCATTAAATGCTCTacagctttttttaaaattgctacCTGTGGTAGTATTCCTTGAAGGAAAtaccttaaaattttttgtttttaaactccaAGATACGTGATGTTTGGctaaaactaatgaaaataaattgatgaAACTTCAATGTAGTGGATCAAGAGACCCATGAAATTGATGAGTTAGATTGTTGTGGGCACCGCTTTTAAATTTATGGTGCCTTCTTAGCAGAATCATGACTTCATCAACTCTTTTTTTACATACTTTTATTCAAAGAAGATGTTCTCCTCCTCAGCCCCAACTTACCTCCTTCTTGTCTCCAACTGCCAGTATTCATCCATACTCTTTGTAGTTTTGAGGTGTGAGATAGCTCCGAAGTTCTTGGGAATGGGTAGAGTTTAATTCTGAGTCTGCATATAGTCTATTGGAGGAAGCTTTTCTTAGGAGGTGAAATTTGGGATGGAGTTCTCCTCTACACTCTAACCCTGTGGCCACAATCTTTGGTTTAGATCTTTGGCATTTTTCAGTGGATGTCTGTCATAATGTCTAACTCTTCTTCCTGCCTCCAGGCTTCCTGTGATTGCCAGATGAAATTCCGAAAACCCAAATCATTCCCCTAGTTAATATCCTTCAGTGACTCCAGATCAATCAAATTCTTGATCCCTCCACATGGGTCTTACCATCTACCCTCGTGCCCTCTCTAGCATCCTACATATTGAGTTCCCCACACCCTAGTTCCCCACACCTCTAGTTTCCCTGAGTTTGGAatattctttcacatttgcttaTCCCACTATCTAGAACTTCCTGCAGTCTCCCTACTGCCAACCTGTCTGTCTAgttgctaatttattttaaaacccaGCTTAAGTAACACATCCTTTTGGAAGTATTACTTCCCTGATCGTTACTCACCTCCATGCCATCGTTCGCTCAACTCATTGAAGTTAGGTGCCCCCTCTTCTGGGCTGCCACTGCTCTCCATATTCACTTATGTACTGTACTTTGTATTGTAATCAGTTTGACACCCCCCCCTTTATTTGAGCTCCTTGAGAGCCGGACCCTGATTCTTGTTCCTTAGCACTCCACCCTCCCCAGAACCAACATGGTATAGCTTATAGGAGGCACCctataaatgtttaatgaatgttTGAATGCAAAAGTGTATCTAACTTTATTGATGGTATAGTTATGAAAAGAACGTGTTGAGAAAAAGGTCAGAAAGGGTTAGGAACTTGTCAGTATTCTAAATCCCTCTTTTTCAAAAGCATACACATTTAGGAATGACTGTCTTGCTTTAAGAATTTGTAGGGCTTTGTTCACCTGAGTTGTACCTTGCTATCACAGAAGGATGCCCTGCAGTGGTCCCGCCATCCGGCTACAGTGGAGGGAGAGGAGCCAGAGGACACGGCTGATGTGGAGAGCTGTGGGTCTAATGAAGCCAGCACTGTGAGTGGTGAAAACGATGGTAAGGACCCTTTACCGGATGGGTGAGGGAGCCACAGCGGGCACTAGGGACtaacctttattttccttttttccagtaTCTCTTGATGAAACATCTTCGAATGCATCCTGTTCTACAGAATCTCAGAGTCGACCTCTTTCCAACCCCAGGGACAGCTACAGAGCTTCCTCACAGGTAAGGAAGAGGTAGAGCCTAACCCGGGAGGATGAATGATGACAGGTACAAGGCAAGATGCTTCCTTCTCCTGTTGTAAGCTGTGGACATGTTCAGAGAGTGAAGAATAGAAGTCTGGTCTCTAGCTGTTAGTAGCATTTAACAGTGGGCTGTAGGAAAAGTGAACAGTAGGTCTGAGCAGagtgagttttttctttttctttaccttgGCTGATTGATTCtgttcgttctttttttttttttttttttttttttttttttttgagattgagttgcacctgtcgctcaggctggagtgcagtggtgtgatctccgcctctggggttcaaacagttctcctgcctcaacctcccgagtagctgggattacaggcacgtactactgcacctggctaatttttgtatttttagtagagatggggttttgccatgttggccaggctagtcttgaattcctgacctcaagtgatccgtccgcctcagcctcccaaagttctgggattacaggcatgagtcacaacGCCCAGCCTGATTCTGTTCATTCTTGTAATATACATGTGAACATCTGGGGAGAAGTGGGGTTAGTGCAGAGTAGTGAGAACAGGAGATTGGGAGTGAGCAGTTTGAATGGTGACCCTGCACTTACTACCCTTGAGACTTTGGGAAAACTCcttgcctgtaaaatggggataacagtacGTTTTGTAGCTTGGAATGATGCTTGGCACAGTGACCAGCACGTAGCTCAGTAACATTAACCAGTGCTCTCGTCAGCATTATTCGACAGATCTGGTTGAAGACGAACTTCATTTTACAAGAGAGTGAGTAGAGAGTGTCGCCAGGGAATGCTTTTGTGGCTCTGCAGTTGATTGGGGCTCTCTTTTTGTTCTCTCTGGGAATGTAGGcgaacaaacaaaagaaaaagactggGGTGATGCTGCCTCGAGTTGTCCTGACTCCTCTGAAGGTAAACGGGGCCCACGTGGAATCTGCATCAGGTATGTGTAAACTCATGGTTGTGATGCTTTTTCCTCAGGTCCTGGGGACCTGGCCCCCCTCTGTCAACAGTTTCTGACTTAATAGTGTGATGCCAGGAGAGCTGTCGGGCCACAGGCAAGAGCCCTGCCAGTGGGTGAGGCCTGCCATAGGTTCTAGTGCTGGGCTCTGCCGTGTGCCTTCCTCTTTGTCTCCCAAGGCAGTCGTGAGGATCCAATGGAGGATTTGATTGTGCCAGTGCTTTGTAAAAGGTGTAGTGCTATACAAATAAAGATGGCGGTTTGGCATCTGTAAGGTGGTATTTTTAAAGCCAGACCATGAGGTGGTGGTTTCTCTCAGCCTAAGGCTGGGAGATGGAAGTATCCCAGTATTGCTGGCAGCATTTCAGGGAGAGCTGGGAGAAGTGAGCTTGTCTGAGAGCCGTGGGCGCGGCTTGTGATACTTTTGACCAGTGGAATGCTGTGCCTTCAGGGTTCTCGGGCCGCCACGCCGATGGCGAGAGCGGCAGCCCgtccagcagcagcagcggctCTCTGGCCCTGGGCAGCGCTGCTATTCGTGGCCAGGCCGAGGTCGCCCAGGACCCTGCCCCGCTCCTGAGAGGCTTCCGGAAGCCAGCCACAGGTGAGTGGCTTGGCACTTATTTCTCTGCCTGTAAAGGGGGCCCCTGCAGGCCTAGTGAGAAGATGTCTTCTATTCTAGTTCCTTTAccagtttatttttacttcttggGTGgccctctatttttatttatttttaccttgtaGTTTGATGATTTCATTTGTAGCTCTCTGCTAGACTGTGAGAACTCCTTTCAGGCAGAGATGATGCCACATAGTTTCTCGTATGTCCCTGTAGGCCTAGTCTATGCCTGCCTTGTACTGCTTAGTAAGTGTTTGAGTGACTGAAAACTGCTTCTGAGCTTCTCAGTGAAGAATTCCAACACCCCTTTTCTCTCTTCGGTAGCATCCTGCCACGTTCATTCCCAACATCTGTAGTCTCTATCAGACGCTCCCTTTTTTCCAACCTAGTCAGTATGTTGAGTGGAAGCATGTGTTGAATTTTGGGGATGCAAACAAATTCAGTAGTGCTGTATCTATatctcccacccctcaccccaccccacccccattagGGTTATTTGCAATACTGGTATGCTCTTTGCTATTTCAGGATTTAATTCTTAATGGCCCAcgtgctgggttttttttgtagatgAGCCACATGAAACCATTAAGAAGACAAACTTGCTTCTGAGAATTAGAGTAAACCTTTGTCCATGTGAGAACTAGATTTGCTGTCTTGCTGCTTTTCTAGCTCATCAGCAGTGCTCAATCTAAGGTCTCACAGGTCTCTAGTCCTAGTGAGTTTTTCACATAAAAGTAACATTTGCTGAGGCTTCTGTGAGAGGTATTAGCATCTCAGTTGGCTTTGAACAGTGCTTAGTACATTTCTGCATGGAGATCATCCCTCTCCAGCCCATTCATAGAAGGCTTCTGCAGATTTTTCTATAGTAGACTAACTGGATTTACTTTTAGACAATTTCCATGATTTCTCCAGTTGAGCTTTGTGGAACCTGTTCTCCAGCTTTGGAGGGAAGCTCAGAACCTGCCCCTTGCCTGGTTTTCTGTGGGAAGTGTCCTTTTCAGGCTGTGACACAGCATGGTACAGAGTTTTGTCTGAGGGGATGCAACCCCAAGTGTTCTCCTAGGTTTGATGGCAATGACAGTAACCTGGAAAGAACAATTGTAATATGCAGGTTAGGATGGATTGAGCAGATTGTGTGCAGATAACTTCTGGGTAGTTTGGGTGCTGTCACCAAAGTTTTCCCATCAGTTggcatttgcttttttcttttaaaaagctgaaatctATACCTTGCTGCTTCTTGCTTCAAAAATCATAGGTCAAATGAAGCGTAACAGAGGGGAAGAAATAGATTTTGAGACACCTGGGTCCATTCTTGTCAACACCAACCTCCGTGCCCTGATCAACTCTCGGACCTTCCATGCCTTACCATCACACTTCCAGCAgcagctcctcttcctcctgcctgaaGTAGACAGACAGGTGCACATGGGCAGCCTCCCCTTTGCCTCTTTCTGGATGGGCTTCTGTTctcttttaagtttatttattaggattttttcccccttgatcCTTCTAGGTGGGGACAGATGGCCTGTTGCGTCTCAGCAGCAGTGCACTGAATAATGAGTTTTTTACCCATGCGGCTCAGAGCTGGCGGGAGCGCCTGGCTGATGGTACGTAGACTTGATCATCTCAGACGGCTTGCGATGCACCTGACATGTGTGGTGTTGCATGTCTCCTGGTACTTAAAATCCAAGCTCTTTCTTCTCAAAGGGTTATTTAGTATAAGACAGGCTTTACTCATTATCAATAAATGTGGTGGGTATTAATGTGCCACATAGCTCTGAAGAAATAACAGAGTGTTTAGGTTTAGACTTTCActatattgtatgtatatactcaTTCTTCATCTCCTTTTTATCATTAAAACTATAAACACCTATTCCAGTAATCATGGCATCATCTGGAAGGGTGGAGGAAAGTACACTGTGGAGTTGACAAGCTCCATCATGCTCTGTCTTTAGGCATTGTCACATGGAGTGATTGTTAGCttctattaatttaattttgtagGGAAAGTGTTGagagggttcttttttttttttttttttttttttttttttttgagacggagtcttgctctgtagcccgggctggagtgcagtggccggatctcagctcactgcaagctccgcctcccgggtttgcgccattctcctgcctcagcctcctgagtagctgggactacaggcgcccaccacctcgcccggctagtttttttgtatttttagtagagacggggtttcaccgtgttagccaggatggtctcgatctcctgacctcgtgatccgcccgtctcggcctcccaaagtgctgggattacaggcttgagccaccgcgcccggccgagagggTTCTTAAGAACACCCCTAGGTTTGATGATTTGCTAGCAGGACTCAGCATATAGTTACATGTATAGGGCTGTGGTTTATTACAGCAGAAGAATACAAAGTAAAATCAGCAAATGGAGAGGCACATGGGGTGAGGTCCAGGGGAACCATGTGTTGGCTTCCAAGGTCCTCTCTCAGTGGTGTCACACAGGATACATTTAATTCCCACAGCAACAAGTTATGACAACATGTATGAAATGTCTACTAGGGAAACCTGTTAAAGACTTGGTGCCCAGGGTTTTTATCAAGGCCAGATCATGTAGGAAGCCACTGCTTGGCACATACCGAGATTCCAGATTCCCAGAAGGAAGGCAGGTGTTCAGCATAAGCCATATTGTTTGCATAAACAATTTAGGCACAGTGAACAACTCATCAGTTAGGGTGATTGGGAACCCTCCTGAAATCGTAAGTTCCCAGATATCAGCCAACAGCTGTTCTTTTAAGTAGGCCTTTCTAAGAATAAACAATCAGGCCTACTATGTTAACTTTTTGTCTACACGGGAAATAAGaatggttcttttttttgttgttttggtttttcgaTCAAGGAGTTGCTTGGTCTGACTTTAGGGAAGAGTCAATTTCCCTTATAGTAGACGTGTTAGCTCTGTCCCTGTAAGAGCGTGATGTGAGAGAGCCTCTAGAAGAGACATGTTTTAAAACTGGGAGATTCAGCTGTCCATAAGACAGACATTAATATCCCGAATGCACTTACTAGAAGAGGTTTATTTCTCCCTAGGCGAATTTACTCATGAAATGCAAGTCAGGATACGACAGgaaatggagaaggaaaagaaggtggaacaatggaaagaaaagttCTTTGAAGACTACTATGGACAGAAGTAAGGCAGTTGGAGCTATGAGTCCTGGTCTGGGGTTTTGAGGGGATAGAGGTAGATGGTCTCAAAGTAGTGTATTACTTACATGTTGGACAATAgtgtggagattgcagtgacaCTTGGGTCATTTATCATAATGCCATTCATAGTGAAGCTAACAGAAGTTTTTCTGTGGTTAGAGTTATGCACCATGCAGATTTATTTTGTTCTGAGATATCTATGTTTCTGGGTCCATATTATTCATAGAAATAAGACATGTCCACTCTGGCCTGAAACTGATggtgtgattttgatttgcaggCTGGGTTTGACCAAAGAAGAGTCATTGCAGCAGAACGTGGGCCAGGAGGAGGCCAAAATCAAAAGTGGCTTGTGTGTCCCAGGAGAATCAGTGCGTTCACAGCGTGGTCCAGCCACCCGACAGCGAGATGGGCATTTTAAGAAACGCTCTCGGCCAGATCTCCGAACCAGAGCCAGGAGGAATCTGTACAAAAAACAGGAGCCAGAACAAGCAGGAGTTGCTAAGGATGCAAAATCTGTGGCCTCAGATGTTCCCCTCTACAAGGATGGGGAGGCTAAGACTGACCCAGCAGGGCTGAGCAGTCCCCATCTGCCAGGCACATCCTCTGCAGCACCCGACCCAGAGGGTCCCGAATTCCCAGTTGAGTCTGTGGCTTCTCGGATCCAGACTGAGCCAGACAACTTGGCACGTGCCTCTGCATCTCCAGACAGAATTCCTAGTCTGCCTCGGGAGACTGTGGATCAGGAGCCCAAGGATCAGAAGAGGAAATCCTTTGAGCAGGCGGCCTCTGCATCCTTTCCCGAAAAGAAGCCCCGGCTTGAAGATCGTCAGTCCTTTCGTAACACAATTGAAAGTGTTCACACCGAAAAGCCACAGCCCACTAAAGAGGAGCCCAAAGTCCCGCCCATCCGGGTAGGAGACTGTTTGATTCCTGGCTGCCCTGGAGCCAGGTTTTCTTTGAGGGTCATGAGATTATAGAGCCCTTAACTCTGGGGCCTTGAAGTTAATTATGTGGGAATGTAGAGCCTTTTATGAGAGGCTTTCTTGAGACAGCCTTAAAGTTTAGTGAGATAGgttcttttcttcctcactttTTTGTTCACTCTGTTGAAGTTATCTCCAGAGGTCAAAATCCTTTGgagttttaaaatctttttaagatAGTGTTAGGTTCTTTGCTGTAGTGACTCACACAGTCCCACCAGAAATTAAATTTAGAAGTGTGGCATATAACAGCCCTTGAGCAGAATCTTCTCTGAATGGTGTGGTGTTATGGCAGCCATTTTACTATGATGATTTCGTTGTTTTAAGGAAATTATTTGATTCTGTATGCCATGACCCTTAAGCTATTAGAATCCTAGTTTTGCTTTACAGTCCCTAGGTCAGATCACCCAGTCAGTTAAAActgttttctaattctttttttgcaGATTCAACTTTCACGTATCAAACCACCCTGGGTGGTTAAAGGTCAGCCCACTTACCAGATATGCCCCCGGATCATCCCCACCACGGAGTCCTCCTGCCGGGGCTGGACTGGCGCCAGGACCCTCGCAGACATTAAAGCCCGTGCTCTGCAGGTCCGAGGGGCGAGAGGTCATGACTGCCATAGAGAGGCGGCCACCACTGCCATCGGAGGGGGGGGTGGCCCGGGTGGAGGTGGCAGCGGGGCCACCGATGAGGGAGGTGGCAGAGGCGGcagcagtggtgatggtggtgaggcCTGTGGCCACCTTGAGCCCAGGGGAGGCCCGAGCACCCCTGGAAAGTGTACGTCAGATCTACAGCGAACACAACTACTGCCGCCTTATCCTCTAAATGGGGAGCATACCCAGGCCGGAACTGCCATGTCCAGAGCGAGGAGAGAGGACCTGGCTTCTCTgagaaaggaggaaaactgcCTACTACAGAGAGCTTCAGTTGGACTCAGAGATGGGCTGGGAGATGCCTCCCAACTCTCCATTGCTCCCACTGGGGACCAGCCATGCCAGGCCTTGCCCCCACTGTCCTCCCAAACCTCAGTAGCTGAGAGATTAGTGGAGCAGCCTCAGTTGCATCCGGATGTTAGAACTGAATGTGAGTCTGGCACCACTTCCTGGGAAAGTGATGATGAGGAGCGAGGACCCACCACTCCCACAGACAATGGTCCTATTCCGTCTCTAGTGGGAGATGATACATTAGAGAAAGGAACTGGCCAGACTCTTGACAGTCATCCCACTATGAAGGATCCTGTAAATGTGACCCCCAGTTCTACACCTGAATCCTCATCAACTGATTGCCTGCAGAACAGACCGTTTGATGACAAATTAGGTCTTGGTGACTCATGCCTTCCTGTGAGGGAAAGTGATACTAGACAAGAAAACTTGAAAACCAAGGCTCTCGTTTCTAACAGTTCTGTGCATTGGATGCCCATCCCATCGAATGATGACGTAGTGAAACAGCCTGAACCAGAATCCAGAGGACATGTACCATCTGTTGAGCCCCAGGTTGGAGAGGAGTGGGAGAAagctcctcccacccttcctgcATTGCCTGGGGATTTGACAGCCGACGAGGGTCTAGATCCTACTGATAGCCTTACTTCACTCTGGACTGTGCCATCTCGAGGAGGCAGTGACAGCACTGGTAGTTACTGTCAACAGATGGACGCTGAAAAGCTGAAAATCAATGGAGACTCTGAAGCACTGAGTCCTCACAGTGAGTCCACAGATACAGCCTCTGACTTTGAAGGTCACCTCACGGAGGACAGCAGTGAGGCTGACAGTAGTGAAGCTGCAGTGACAAAGGGATCTTCGGTGAACAAGGATGAGAAACCCAGTTGGAACCAATCTGCCTCACTGTCCAAGGTGAATGGTGACCTGCGTCTGGTTACAAGGACAGATGGGATGGTTGCTCCTCAGAGCTGGGTGTCTCGAGTATGTGCGGTCCGCCAAAAGATCCCAGATTCCCTACTGCTGGCCAATACTGAGTACCAGCCAAGAGCCATGTGTCTGTCCAGGCCTGGGTCCTCAGTGGAGGCCACTAACCCACTTGTGATGCAGTTGCTGCAGGGTAACTTGCCCCTAGAGAAGGTTCTTCCACCGGCCCACGATGACAGCACGCCAGAAGCCCCACAAGTACCGCTTACAAACGAGCAGAGCCATGGCTCCCTGTGCCTGGGATCTTTACATGGTCTTGAAGAAAACAGTGGCATGGTTGGTGGAAGCAGCCCCATTTCTTTAAGGGCTTTGAAGGAGCCTCTTCTACCAGATAGCTATGAAACAGGCCCTGGTCTTGCCAGGAT comes from Macaca fascicularis isolate 582-1 chromosome 10, T2T-MFA8v1.1 and encodes:
- the ASXL1 gene encoding polycomb group protein ASXL1 isoform X4; the protein is MKDKQKKKKERTWAEAARLVLENYSDAPMTPKQILQVIEAEGLKEMSGTSPLACLNAMLHSNSRGGEGLFYKLPGRISLFTLKKDALQWSRHPATVEGEEPEDTADVESCGSNEASTVSGENDVSLDETSSNASCSTESQSRPLSNPRDSYRASSQANKQKKKTGVMLPRVVLTPLKVNGAHVESASGQMKRNRGEEIDFETPGSILVNTNLRALINSRTFHALPSHFQQQLLFLLPEVDRQVGTDGLLRLSSSALNNEFFTHAAQSWRERLADGEFTHEMQVRIRQEMEKEKKVEQWKEKFFEDYYGQKLGLTKEESLQQNVGQEEAKIKSGLCVPGESVRSQRGPATRQRDGHFKKRSRPDLRTRARRNLYKKQEPEQAGVAKDAKSVASDVPLYKDGEAKTDPAGLSSPHLPGTSSAAPDPEGPEFPVESVASRIQTEPDNLARASASPDRIPSLPRETVDQEPKDQKRKSFEQAASASFPEKKPRLEDRQSFRNTIESVHTEKPQPTKEEPKVPPIRIQLSRIKPPWVVKGQPTYQICPRIIPTTESSCRGWTGARTLADIKARALQVRGARGHDCHREAATTAIGGGGGPGGGGSGATDEGGGRGGSSGDGGEACGHLEPRGGPSTPGKCTSDLQRTQLLPPYPLNGEHTQAGTAMSRARREDLASLRKEENCLLQRASVGLRDGLGDASQLSIAPTGDQPCQALPPLSSQTSVAERLVEQPQLHPDVRTECESGTTSWESDDEERGPTTPTDNGPIPSLVGDDTLEKGTGQTLDSHPTMKDPVNVTPSSTPESSSTDCLQNRPFDDKLGLGDSCLPVRESDTRQENLKTKALVSNSSVHWMPIPSNDDVVKQPEPESRGHVPSVEPQVGEEWEKAPPTLPALPGDLTADEGLDPTDSLTSLWTVPSRGGSDSTGSYCQQMDAEKLKINGDSEALSPHSESTDTASDFEGHLTEDSSEADSSEAAVTKGSSVNKDEKPSWNQSASLSKVNGDLRLVTRTDGMVAPQSWVSRVCAVRQKIPDSLLLANTEYQPRAMCLSRPGSSVEATNPLVMQLLQGNLPLEKVLPPAHDDSTPEAPQVPLTNEQSHGSLCLGSLHGLEENSGMVGGSSPISLRALKEPLLPDSYETGPGLARIEVTQAPGAPQKNSKTVPSFDSFHPVTNPITSSRKLEEMDSKEQFSSFSCEDQKEVCAVSQDSNSNAAPGKSPGDLTTSRTPRFSSPNVISFGPEQTGRALGDQSNVTGQGKKLFGSGNVAATLQRPRPADPMPLPAEIPPVFPSGKLGPSTNSMSGGVQTPREDWAPKPHASVGNVKNEKTFVGGSLKANAENRKATGHSPLELVGHLQGMPFVMDLPFWKLPQEPGKGLSEPLEPPSLPSQLSIKQAFYGKLSKLQLSSTSFNYSSSSPTFPKGLAGSVVQLSHKAKFGASHSASLSLQMFTDSSTVESISLQCACSLKAMIMCQGCGAFCHDDCIGPSKLCVLCLVVR